The genomic stretch TTCAACTTGCCGCAAGTGCTCGTTCTTTGAGAGTTCCGAGGAAAAATACTGAAGGGAAGCGTCGCAGGCCTTCAAAAGCCATagttcatcgtcttcttccgcCACCTTTTGGTATACCTTGTCCCATAGCAGGAAAGGCTGTTTGACGCCGCTACTTGTGATCGCAGTAATGGCAGGGTTCTGAGCGATGACAGAAGCTGGAGTTCATAGTCAACATTACTTGTCTGTGCGTATATGCCAGTCCGACTAACCAAATTGCTTGGATGCAGCAAAGGAACCAAGAAGCACAGTCACAGCCACATAGCCTTCATAAGGACCACCTGGGGCATTGAGGGGATTTCCGCTGACTGTCTTCAAACAGGCCTCAAATGATGGAAGCAGCCCCTTTGCAAACGCAGCACCACTCTCCGACTCTATAATACCCGGTTCAGAAATTAAGATGGACCCAGCCAGACCAACGAAGGCTTTGCGGACAGCGACTTTAGTATTGGTCATTTCTTTGGCGATGAATTGGACGGCTGCAGTAGAAAGAGCATTCTTGTGGAGCAGGAAAAGAACGTGTGCTGGCAAAACGCTAGCCAAAACAGCTGTAGCTCCTTCGTGCGGTTCTTTGGGAATAAGAACGGAAGCCGCGTCAACGAGTGTGGAGGAGACATCAGTGGCTGGTGAAATGTTGGAGAGCATCGAATAGAGCGCTACTCTGTGGTCGGGGCCCGCGGACTTTCCGGTCTTTGGTAAAGCAATGAGTTCTGTAACAGCAATACGAGATAGATTGTGAGGATCCGAAGGATCGCTGAGAGCAATTAATGCTTTGAAGAGATGCACAGAGTTGGTACGGACAATCGGGTTGCTGGACTTTGCACTGCTGATGATCTGCGTTAGTAAGCGTTGGAAAGATTCGACAGATAGTGGGTGCTTGTATGAGACAAAAAATTGTGTAACAGCTATGCCGAACAAATTAAAAATCATCGAGCAAAGAGGACATGGAAAACACACCGGGGAGACAGTGTTCTGGGGACCGCAACATGGCCTTCTCGATGGTAGGGTGAATGGCTTTAGTGAAATCATCGGACGTGATGAAGGTGGAAACAAAGTCGTTGAGTGATGATATGGTGTGATCAGGTAGGGAAGTTTTCGACATGAGGATCGCAGACGTGTAGAGTTCAACAATTCTATCTTTTGATTCAATGGGAAGTCGCTGAACCGGTTCTACTGAGACGTTTTTCAAACGGATAAGGACGCTGACAGCTACACCCAGAAGGGGAACCATTCGTGTTGGCGTTTGGCTGCCTTTTGAAATTTCTAGGAGAGTAGAAATAAATTCGGGAACTTTGGAAAATCCTGCCGCCCTGAGTGCTCTCCGTGTTCGTGTAAGGACACCTTTTTTAACCGCTGGTTTCGCTTTCGAGGAGTCGCTGAGCATATCGAAAAGAATACCCATTGATCCAGCGAGCACACGCCATGAGTTGGAGGCAGCGAAATGTGGATTATGCTTCACGCAAACCGTGAACAATCCACAGGCCCAACTGTGAAGAACGAACAGATCTGAAGGCGCACATGAACTGTTGCGACCCGGTCAAATTGGCGATTAATTCAATAGCTTCAATAACGCACTCTGAATTCCCCTTCTTTGCCAATTTTCCGACCTCATTTGAGAACCATCCTAAAACCTGCTCTGCAACTCCCAACCGAACCTCATCCTTAGCCCCTTCCTCTGTGCCGCGCAGTTCATCTCTCCGGACCAATTCGATCGCCACAGCTTCGACAGCATCGCGGGAAGCAGCGTCCGAGTACCGTGGATATGTGAGGGTCAGCAACTTGAAAATATCCAATATTTGAGACAGCGTCAGATCTGAAAAAATGCAATACAGGATCAGCGACAGTATCCAAATGCCAACCAAAGAGCTCACAGAACCTGCATGTTTCGCAAGCGACAAAATCTCATCGCGCAAGAACACAGTCCTGGCTTTCGTTTTTTCGTTCAAGAGATAGTTTTGCGCGTATTCTAGCGACCTTGACCAGTCGTTTAGCACCTGATCCCTCTGCCATACTTGTTCCTGGTCTTCTCCGTTTCCTGTTGAGGAGGTTGTCGCGGATGAAATCCAGGATTGTATCTCGGCTTTGCTCATTGCGCCCGCGGCCGGCTCCTTCTTGAGCTTCGCTAATGGGTTTTTAGGAGGCACTTTGACGAAAATCTGATAACGACTGAAAAATCAAGTACACCGATTGAGAACGAGTCAACGCGCTAAATCTGATCGTGGGAATTAATTGGGTGTTGTGTTGAAGCCACCTGCTAACATTAAATAAACCATTTACTCAAAGTGTTGGAAGACTAGAAATGGATACACGAGATACACAATAAAATTGATTGCAAGTTGTTAGACCATTGACATAGCATGTTTCAAAAACACAGTGGAATTGCGCTCTGAAAAAAATGAGGATAATGAACAGCTGGATGGAAGATATGATGCAAAAATACGAGCAAGTACAGAGTTCCAGCACACATGCAGATAGAAAGGAGGATGTAGAACGAACATAAACccaagaaataaaaataaaataaacagAGCAGGAAAATTCCAGGAAATCATTTGGGTGGTTTTTGATCCTCAAATGGATTCTGAACGATTTCGGCAGGGTAGTCCACGGGAGAATCTGATGAGTTTGATTTAAATTGAGGTAGAGGCGGCTGAGACCTCATAGTGGACCTGGTTGGCGGAAATCTGGAATTGAAGGCTATCAAACTTGTGGAAGATGAGGCTGGTGACGGAGTGACTTCCAACTCTGTTACCCCGGCAGGAGTAAACGGAGTACGGGAGTCTGTAAAATGCCATGCACCGTCGGGTCGACGAATGGCAATGCGCATGTCTTCGCCAGGTTTGTGTTCTATAAGAAAAACACGTCGTTAACGGAACAgtttcaacatcatcaatataGCAAGACATACTAAATTTCGGTGCTGTCCCTCCAGGATGGTGCCCAGCTGCGCCAAATGGTGTGATGTGGGTGGCAGGGTGGTCACTGTGTATCAGCGCCCCTTGGTACGGCCCAGCAATCTCTCCACTAGCCTGCCGACGTTTTAGACGCAGCGTCGTCATGATCACGAAGCCAATTAGAAAGGCTCCAGCGATAGCAAGGACGGTAATCGCGACCATCATACGGTGGTCGGTCTTAGGGGTAGGATCCGAGCTCACAGATGTCGCGCTTGAGGCAGCAGAAGCCGTTGAATCGACAGGAAATGGTGACATTGGGACCGTCTCTGCTGGAGGACGCGAAGCCGCATTTGATTAGCTTACATCTGGTATTCATAAGCCAAATGTGGGCGTACCTGTAACGTAAAGACAATGCAACAAGACGGGGAGTTTGTTTGAAGCAAAAGAATGAACTTCAAACTGGAAAACGAGCGTGAGGGAGGGTGCACGACAGACCCAGGAAATTTCGTGGTAGAAAGAAAGCTGTCTGACGCCTAGACTTCAGCTCCAATAACGCTATATCTGTCAGGGGAACATGCAAAGTATCCATCAGGACGTGGCTATTAGTTTACTTTGAACATTCATGCTTGCCTAGCTGAATAAATAGAGGCAAATGAGAAGTGATGCGAATCTTTTCAAGTAGACAGTCTTGAATTAATTTGAACCTGCCAGCACGAAAACCATGGAAGAACAGTGGTTGGGACTTGGTCGCAACCAGTTGGGAGGTTCAACGGTCACAGTCAGGGCCAAGACAGCAGAGGTCTTGTTCAACTTACGACTTGacagaaggagaaatctaAATTGATTGGACGTAACGTGATGCAACGTGCCGACCCTCGGGCTAAATTTTGTACCGAGCCGACATCAAAACCCAGGCACATGGTACGCATGGAAAGGTGATTCCCCTCGCTCATAACTTGTTGGTCCAAATATCTTCATTCAAAATACCTCCAATCTATGTACATGAATGCTCCTATTAATGTCTCGAACCACAATGGACGGACGAACCACTCTGCAATGCTAACTGGTACAGTAACTTAAGCACAAGCCTTCCCGTCGAGCATGTGTAGATGTAAAacaagatgatgatggtcCAGAAGTGCAGCTAGGAGCGTGTAATGCAGTGGTAAGCTTAGAATTATATCGAACACCGTTATGGCTTACTACTTAGGTTGACGCGTTGAACGAGAGCTTTGTAGCGGCCTGGCCAGCTGCAGCCTTGTCAAGCTTGATATTGTTGTCCAGTTTCTTCTGCTCCGCGGCAAGCTTATCGACCACGTTCTGTCCTTGCGCTGCCTGAACCTTCAGTTTGAGGATGGTCGCAGTGAGCTTAAGGACCTTGTTCTGGATCTTCCCGTTCTATATTTTCCCAGTGAAgagatttttttgaaaaaaaataaaaaacgAAGAGTCACCAGATCAGAATTGGCATTCGGACAAATAATATATAGAACATGCCTACCTGGAGAGCGGTCTTCGCAGCACCGGTCGCGTTTTCAATAGCAGGATTAAATGCCTCTGTCTCTGCCTTGTTGGCGATCTGGTTGACACTGTTCAGGAAATCCAAATCGGCTTTCGCGACGTTCTTTGCGTCATTCAAATTGAGCGCGCTAAACTTGGCGAGAGCCTGCGCTTGCGCGTTACCAGCTCTGCCACCAGAGATCGAAAGTTGGTTGTATGTTTGTTTGGCGAAGACAGGTGCATTGGCACGGCGTTCGAGGACAGGAGCTGCCAAAGCCGCGGTGAGGATGGCGAAAATGGTGACAAGGAAGGTAGGGAACTGCATAACGTCAAGGCTACTGATCTTATTTGCCAGAAGACGATTGAAAAATACAGAAGATtaggaaagaaaaatacaGCACAGCTGTAAAAAAAGAAGggcaaagaaagagaaataaCGATCAAAATACAACCTGCAAAACTAGATGAGCATATTATATCGTTCGTAAAACTCGGGCCAACACGCTTAGGCACAAAGGATACATTAAAACTATGGAAACCAATAAATAATGATACCGCCGACGCGATCAGACGCGATCCTGGAACCTAATACGTATAGGCGCACGACAATCCGCGTCCTAATGCACATGAGTTGCACATGGAGAACATGGAATTGATTACACGGCAAACTCACTGTATACAGCCCGGTTTCGCTGTATCGCCTGAGCTGTAGCCTGTATAGCCCACCAAGTCTTGAAATACTGAATAACCCGCACGCATTCGACTTGTCCAAAATGATATTCGAAAGCCAGACTTACTAGAACTCAAAAAATCTGTAAATTCATTCGTGTGAAGCCGCTGATTGCCGAAGAAACCAAAAGGCCACAGCGGTACGCCAGAGCCCTCCATCTTCACATCTTCTCCAGTAAGTACGAGTATGCACTAGTCCCCAAAGAGGCCGTGGATTGCTCATCTCTTATCAAATCCACGGAGGTGCGTTTTGTATTGTCAAAATCATTGCCCTTACGTATTCAGTATCGCGAGTCCAGTAACTGCATTATCAGGCTTCAGGCTGACCTGGGAAAGTGGATAACTACAACGGACTGTCTACTGCCATAGTCAAAAGGGTTCACCACTCACTGCTTGGAATCAAAAGTGACGGGTTGCGTTCTATTGCGATTTCAGGATGTCCCAACTCCTGAGTTCAACCGTGCGCAGTGCAAAACGCACCTTCTCCAAGATGGGATACAGTACCTCAATCGCAGATCCGCTTCCCGCTACTTTCCTGCGTGGGGGGACATCCAAAGGCATCTTCCTCACACAATCATCTCTACCACCCGACCGTGCCGCATGGACCCCCATATTCCTAGGCATCATGGGCTCCCCGGACGCAGAGTACGGGCGCCAGCTAAACGGTATGGGCGGCGGCGTCTCGAGCCTCTCCAAGATCATGGTCATCGCCCCGCCGTCCGCCGCACAGAGGGCACAGGGCATCGACGTCGCGTACACCTTTGCGCAGGTCGGCATCCGCGATGCGAGCGTCGACTACTCGGGCAACTGCGGCAACCTCTCCAGCATGATCGGGGTGTACGCCATCGAGGAGGGCCTGTGCCCGGCGCGTACCGGCAAAGACGGTGTCGCTACTGTGAGAGCGTTCAATACGAACACACAGAAGGTCGTTGACACGACGTTTCCTGTGGCGGAGGATGGTACGCCGCTCGTTGACCTGCCCCAGACGAGCATTGCAGGCGTTCCGGGAAAGGCGTCGAAGATTGTGCTTGATTTTGTCGACCCAGGAGGTGCGCGTACCGGGAAACTCCTTCCGACAGGCAACGCGACAGACGTTCTGGAAATCAAATCCTCCGACGCGATTGGTTCACGCACGGTCAAAGCCTCGTTAGTAGACGCAACAAACCCGACTGTCTTCGTCGACTATGCTGAATTAGACGAGTTTCTTCCTATGGGAGACTATGTGAGTGGCAAAAGCACAGCCTCCGAGCAAGTGGGACCAGTCCTGGAAGAAATACGCCAGGAAGGCGCAAAGGCCATGGGACTCGACCCGTCTGCCCAAGCACAGCCAAAAATAACATTACTGAGGGCACCACACACTCAAGACGACATTGCACAGGGAGTCGACATTGTCGTGCATGCACTCTCGATGGGGGTCCTGCATAAAGCTATTCCAATGACCGTAGGACTTTGCCTAGGGGTCTCATCGAAAGTAGAAGGAACCATCGCTTGGAGTATTGTACGAGAGGTGTTGTCTGAGCAGGCCAGCAAATCAGACTTGGATACCATTCGAATTCGGCATCCAGGTGGTTTAGTTGACGTTGGTGCCGATTTCGACAGCAGTGGTGTGGTTAAAAGCGCAAAGGTTATACGAACGGGAAGGCGATTGATGAAAGGATATGTATGGCATGGAAGCAATCACCAAGTTGTAAAAGGACAGCACATGTCAAGCATAAAGGAGAGCGTACAATACTCCGATACACTTGCCTTACGCCATACATTGATAGAATGATAGCACCCGTGGTAGCGTTCGACATACtggaaatggatggaatCCGTGAATGGTGGAACGCCGGAGACACTTCGTATCTTGCTTACTTTCATACGACAAAGTGCCTACACAATTTCGCGTAATTGTCGTCGACTATTACCAGTAAACCACCGGTAAGGATAAAATCTCGAAGTCGAAACCTTGCATAATTGATAGTACTCTAAAAAATGCGCAAGACTATACTCGTACAGTAAACATAAGCCCATGAGTCAACACATAAATAATTCACGTTCAATCAAAGCCAGAGGAACCCCGTTGGCGCTTGAACAGAGTCATTTGACGCGATCTCTTTCAGCGACTTGCCGCCGTTAATCCGCTCAAACATTTTGACTCCCCCACCATTTGCGCCGCCTGCAATCAGATACCTGTCGTCGGGCCCGCCGAACACGATTCCGCGCACATGCTTCAGCCCGGTTCTGACCTCGGCGATGAGTTCAAGACTGTCGGGTTCCTCGATAGAAAATATAGATATGATGTCACCTTCGGGCGACGGATCATTGCGATTCGAGAGGTAAAGATAGGGGGTCGGGAACGAAGCGTTAGGGGTTGGGATCAAAATTTCTGCCGCGAGCATATCGTTAGGTGTAGGTGGCGGGTTCGACATGGTGGGCACAGATTTGATGAATTTGGGGAATTCTGGTAGTGGAGGGAGGCGATGTCGCACGACCTTGCTGGTCAACTCAAGCAAAGTAAACATATCGCCCTCTGAGATGAATGGATTAATCAAGTCACTGTATTCAGGCCGAAAAAAACTCACTGTAGAACGCGACATGGCGCGGTCCACCCCCTGCTTCGATCCCAACGTGCCCGGCCAACTTCCACGAGCcatctttgtctttcttgAGTCTGCAAACACAGTCCGATCCTAGATCTGGGACAAAGATTTCCTGGTATTCCTCATGCAAGATAACCTGATGGGGATGGGAACTTTCTTGTCGCGACTTGTTGGGTCCAACGCCACTCAATTGAACTATGGATGGAGAAGCGGCGAATTTCAGAGGTTTTCCGGACACGGGCAGGACGGCCACCGACCCTGAGGAGTACTATAATGGAAACAGTCAGCTCTGCGCAACACCTTGTTAGATATATGCGCGCACATTGGCCACTAAGACCTCGTTTTCGAGAGCGAGCAAGCAGCACGGATCACGTCCGCCGCTGGTGACTTCTGCGACTTTGTCCAAGAATCCAGTGTCATCGTGCGTGAGGGCGAGTATCTTTCCGTCGTATTGCTCCAGGCCTGTCCATACTATAGAAGGATGGCTCGGATGAGATGCGATCCAAGATGGGTGGTGGCCTACAGTGGTGCTAGATGTCACATCCAACGACGCGGTCTTGGGATCGAAGGTGAGGGTAACGATGTCGTTGCTGTACGAAGCAACGAGGATATGATGCGCCATTTCCAACGAGTACTGCGGGTGCGATGGACTGAGCAGCAGGAAATGAGTCGGGCTTATATGTGCAATCGTGTCGACGCCGAAGTCCGATAATTCGCCGTTTCGGCGCGAGCTGGGTGCTGAAATGATGACGACGGCGGCACAGAAAGGAATACTGAGGACCACATTTTGCAAGCGCAATGTTTCGCGCTGAACAAGTTTAATAAAATCAGTGGTCGCCAAAGAGGAGCAGAAGATCGCCACGAATAGCATCTTGGAATTCTATCCCCGACAATTTCCCTGTCTGCCACGTGACTCGTCTGCTACGGAGATAAAGGAGATACATCGTAGCTTTgatcagaagaagaggagcaCTTCATATCTCGGAGATTCTGCACCAGTCCAATCTGGAAACCTTGTACACATTCCATGTTTCCCGCTATCAGCTTATTTGAGCTGGTTTCATTATGGGATACGCGATCTAATCATTGGAGAATGAGTTACCGTCTTCTGAGGCTAGGACGTTACG from Psilocybe cubensis strain MGC-MH-2018 chromosome 2, whole genome shotgun sequence encodes the following:
- a CDS encoding 3-methylitaconate isomerase produces the protein MSQLLSSTVRSAKRTFSKMGYSTSIADPLPATFLRGGTSKGIFLTQSSLPPDRAAWTPIFLGIMGSPDAEYGRQLNGMGGGVSSLSKIMVIAPPSAAQRAQGIDVAYTFAQVGIRDASVDYSGNCGNLSSMIGVYAIEEGLCPARTGKDGVATVRAFNTNTQKVVDTTFPVAEDGTPLVDLPQTSIAGVPGKASKIVLDFVDPGGARTGKLLPTGNATDVLEIKSSDAIGSRTVKASLVDATNPTVFVDYAELDEFLPMGDYVSGKSTASEQVGPVLEEIRQEGAKAMGLDPSAQAQPKITLLRAPHTQDDIAQGVDIVVHALSMGVLHKAIPMTVGLCLGVSSKVEGTIAWSIVREVLSEQASKSDLDTIRIRHPGGLVDVGADFDSSGVVKSAKVIRTGRRLMKGYVWHGSNHQVVKGQHMSSIKESVQYSDTLALRHTLIE
- a CDS encoding putative 6-phosphogluconolactonase (putative 6-phosphogluconolactonase ARB_02015), with the translated sequence MLFVAIFCSSLATTDFIKLVQRETLRLQNVVLSIPFCAAVVIISAPSSRRNGELSDFGVDTIAHISPTHFLLLSPSHPQYSLEMAHHILVASYSNDIVTLTFDPKTASLDVTSSTTVGHHPSWIASHPSHPSIVWTGLEQYDGKILALTHDDTGFLDKVAEVTSGGRDPCCLLALENEVLVANYSSGSVAVLPVSGKPLKFAASPSIVQLSGVGPNKSRQESSHPHQVILHEEYQEIFVPDLGSDCVCRLKKDKDGSWKLAGHVGIEAGGGPRHVAFYKGDMFTLLELTSKVVRHRLPPLPEFPKFIKSVPTMSNPPPTPNDMLAAEILIPTPNASFPTPYLYLSNRNDPSPEGDIISIFSIEEPDSLELIAEVRTGLKHVRGIVFGGPDDRYLIAGGANGGGVKMFERINGGKSLKEIASNDSVQAPTGFLWL